From the Ornithodoros turicata isolate Travis unplaced genomic scaffold, ASM3712646v1 Chromosome113, whole genome shotgun sequence genome, the window CTGTATGCGGCGGTTTCTCAAAGCTGTTAAGAAATCCACTTACCTGCCTCCCAAAAACGATCAAGCGTTGTAACACCCTCTGTCGTTGGATCTCGAAATCCTGGAACCCCCGCTGTCTCATCCTTCCAGGTTGACGTGGCATACTTCTGTGCTGACAAAACCACGGCGCAACAGTGTATCCTTGCTGCGGCAAAAGAAGGGTTCAGTATGCTGAGACTTATTGTTTATAATTATTGTCCACTGATAAGTGCGCAAGCAACTACGAACTTTGTTTACACCGCGCACGATTGTCAGCTACATTTAGATACAAAGAGAAACAGAATTTCCTTGTGTTTGGACGAGCCTTTCTTCAGTCAAGTCCGTTGGGATTGAAATTTTTGAGTCGACGGCACTTTGAAAATTCCAATGCTTTGCAAGATTAAATTTATTTAAGTCCACTATATTTTACAGCATTATCGACTCTGTATTATCTGTCAGATGATTAACTAAAGGGTAGTCTTCGTTCACAGTCACCGCAAATTCCATGCGCCTCCGTCTTGAGTTGAGCCAACTTCAATACCTCGTTTGTGAAAGCAAGGACAAAGAATTTGAAAAGAGGTTTCAAGCCTAGGCGATTGCATTTAAAAATTGTAGCATGGTACAAGTggaatgcttgcccacatcacgcttcaaaaattgtacTGACCTCGCCCTAAAAAGAGGAGATCCTCGCCCAAAGAGGATTTATCGCGTACCGCTTACCTGCAGCAAAGTCAACTAGCAGGACGACCCTCCTGGGACGACAGAACGGCTGCCATACTCTTCCATAGATGTTCAAACATCGTGCAGTGTTGTGCTGTGCGTCTCGAGCTGCACGGGCACCGACCATGCCGCTCGCGTTGCTatgcttcttcctcttcttccacCTCAGAGCAATGGCCGTTAGCCACTAAAGGTgattggccagggctagtcGTGACGTAACACGCAGAGCGCGCTCAGAccagagtagagtagagtagaagTAGCTGCGTTTTGGAGCTTGGTGACGCCCGAGTTTGGGggctgctgctccatttcttttagttgaggagtatgttcctcttcttcgcttgtatgtcggctggggggagggggttagcTGGATTAGGTAGCTTGTTGATTATTACATTTATAGATCGCAGGAGGATCATCCTTTGCACTTTGGATCTATCTGCTGATTGTCAACATGCGGAGTTTCTTCTTCAGTGGACCTGTCCTAATATTTCTGCACGATTTGCGTTTCTTTGAGGAAGTCACACAGCACACTGAGTGCAATTTTTCGATCTCAGCTTGTATTCCAATTGCCCATTAACTTGGCAAAGGTGAGAGGCGTGTGACTAAGCTTTCTTAGTTCCTTGTCTAATTGTTCACGTTCTTTGGAGAACTTCTTGCACTGAGTGATGACATGGTGGGTGGTATCGGGAAGCATACACGTTGAGCAGTCAGGAGAGTCTGCTTTGCCCTGCTTGAAGAGGACTGAGTTGGTTGGCAGGACTCCGAGACGTATGCGGTGAATCAATGTGGTGTATTCCCGTTTTATGTTGACAGGTATGGAATACTTGAGCTCTGGATCAATGTGTTTGATGTAATCTTCTGATCGCAGTGTTTTCAGCCAGAGTTTCTTCGCGTATACTTTAGTTTTGCTGTTGAGCAGGTTTACTGCATCTCCTTTAGTGAACGGGATAGGTGATCGTTTCTGATGAGACAGGGCCTCTTTTGCCAACTTGTCAGCTAGTTCATTTCCGTCGATACCACAGTGGGCTGGTACCCATTGTAGTTCGACATGGTGTCCTCTTTCGATTACATCTGAGTGATCAGTGTGAATCTtgtaaaagcgataaaaccccagtgcaggggacacaaagcgacaacacagacgaagcactgactgacaaacaactttaatggcagggacacatcttaaatacaccaactgcacacccgacccctagtggcagccaaggccgtcatgctgtaatcacaaattatcacaaaggggtcgggtgtgcagttggtgtatttaagatgtgtccctgccattaaagttgtttgtcagtcagtgcttcgtctgtgttgtcgctttgtgtcccctgcactggggttttatcgcttttaaatgtaccaccaaacagcccggtttttatcgctttttgaATCTTGTAGTGGAGCAAATTTGTCATGTCCGGATGACATAGTCCCTGTAGAGCAGCTTTGGAGTCACTACAAACAATCCAGGAGCCGATTTCGCATGTCTTGATATGGGTGAGAGCTTTCAATATTCCATGCAGTTCTGCTGCTGTGGATGATGTCGTATGTGACAGCTTGTAGCTTTTTGAAATGTCTTCCCCATAAACTGCGCTGGTTGAGCCGAGTGCCGTAGTAGAACCATCCGTAAAAATCTTCTTTGCTGACGGGTGGGCTTCTTCCAGATAGCTCAGTGCAAGTTGCTTTAGCGCCACGGGTGGGAGGTCAGCTTTCCTTTTAATACCTGGGATTTCAGTCCTGATGGCCATCGTCGGCAGAAGCCACGGTGCCTTTTCACGAGTAAGGGTATGTTTTCTGCATTTTGGAAGAAACTTGTGTATAACTCCAAGGTGCCGATGCAATGCAGATTTTTTGCGATCTTGTATTTTTTTAACCAAGTGGTGCTGAGTGTGCCTGGTGATGATTCGGATCAGATGGCGTCGGGCTATGTGCTTCGAGTGGAGGTTCTTTTGCCTCGACAAGTACCAACTGTGACCGCACTGCTTTCGGAACTCCGAGGACTATTCTTGCACTGCGAGCGTAGATAGCTTCTAGGGTGTGTTCCTGCTTCGCCGAGAGGTTCTGTATGACGGGGAGGCTGTAGTGTATACTTTGCCTGATCAAAGAATTATGCAAAGCTGCCAATGTTTGCGTGTTTCCCCAACGGTAGCCTCCGAGATACTTCATTAAGTTCATGTAAGCGTTGCATTTGTTGTTCAGGCGCTTAACCTCATTTGTCCAGGACATCATTCTGTTAATGTGAACACCGAGGAATCTGTGTGTAGTTACTCGCTTGATGGGTTCTCCTTGCAAGGTAAGCTTGATGTTGCCGCGACGCTTGCGGGTGAAAGGGAGATATACAGTTTTTTCAGTAGACACGTCCATGCCTCGTTCTTCAAAGAAATGTGAGACCGCTTCTATGGCGTACTGTAACCGACGTCTGAGTGGCTCCGACTGCCTACCACATGCCCAGAGGCacatgtcatcagcatagacaGTACAGTGAACCTTAGGCGGTAGTAACGCTATGACAGATGCCATTAGGATATTGAAAAGTGTGGGGCTAAGAACGCCCCCTTGTGGGACCCCTTGTCCAATAGTGTGGTAGGGCGACTCACCATCTGCTGCGATTGCATAGTAGATCTCTGATCCAGATGTATAGTCTTCCGCTTATTCCGTAGTATCTGAGGGCGTCTAATATGAGAGTATGTGAGGCAGTGTCAAAGGCCCTTTTAATATCAAAGAAGACTGCAACTGTGATATTGCTGTTCGCCTTGTTATGCTCCACTGCACTCACTAAGTCCATGATACAATCCATTGTGCACCTGCCTCGCCGGAATCCCGCAAATTCTTCAGGTACAATTTTTTCCTTCCCTATGAACCATTGTAAACGGGCAAGTACCATTCTCTCCATAACTTTAAGCAGGCAACTAGTAAGGCTTATTGGTCTGTATGAGTTTAAGGCTGCTGGATTTTTTCCGGGCTTAAGAATAGGTATCACTATTGCTGTCTTCCATATCGGAGGTATCTGACCAGTGGCCCAGCTTTCGTTGTACAGCTTGAGCAGAGCTCGAGTTCCGCTCGGGCCAAGATTGGCAATACAGTCGTAGGTGACGCCATCAGGCCCAGGTGATGATTTCTTTGAATTGCCTAATTTAATGGCTTGTAAGAGTTCTGTGCGGGTGAAGTCCGAGTCAAGATCTCTGTTCCCGTGATTGGAGGCCAGGTTCAGCCTGACTGTAGCTTCCCTCTTTGACTGCTGGTGTATCAGCCCCTTGGAGGCCTCAGAAGGTGCAAGTATTACTCTTAGAAAGTCATTGGCGATTTCCTTTTCTGTCCGGCTT encodes:
- the LOC135371589 gene encoding uncharacterized protein LOC135371589, translating into MVGARAARDAQHNTARCLNIYGRVWQPFCRPRRVVLLVDFAAARIHCCAVVLSAQKYATSTWKDETAGVPGFRDPTTEGVTTLDRFWEAENTWTSPMMSSNTSYTLH